Proteins from a genomic interval of Polaribacter sejongensis:
- a CDS encoding DUF4932 domain-containing protein, with the protein MKLKFITFGILAIIYNSTKAQENLSVKIDQRMEALSIFYTLATVDTMAIKPTPSTYYKDFKTHFEPYKNHKSLNWYRNLESWDGYDIASLGLFLSENYPFEIKIKPKVNYIRSSSKDTFLFHFNEFYKDCKVKEFIEKHKKLYKSVCKTAKDSVKDSGILKEIQEFYRKPTASKFIIYVDLLNNMGNNAIPSNNIKFNGNRMFRLAYLNDVSKNLIDESPVFFTPYLNVVTHEISHLFVQDFLKDNKKDLSEIKNIFLTTSKGEKLNESEWENELDELIVRVCTAKILEQKFGKEKGLEEIENQSRRYKLAKPLYAFFENYSLNRNKYKSITDFYPKIMEYLKNYEE; encoded by the coding sequence TTTATCACATTTGGAATACTTGCTATTATCTATAATAGCACAAAAGCTCAGGAGAACTTAAGTGTAAAAATTGATCAAAGAATGGAAGCTTTGAGCATTTTTTACACGCTAGCAACTGTTGACACAATGGCCATAAAACCAACACCATCAACTTATTACAAAGATTTCAAAACACACTTCGAGCCTTATAAAAACCATAAATCATTAAATTGGTATAGAAATTTAGAGTCTTGGGATGGATATGATATTGCTTCATTAGGTCTTTTCTTATCTGAAAATTATCCGTTTGAAATAAAAATAAAACCTAAAGTTAACTATATCAGAAGTTCCTCTAAAGACACTTTCTTATTTCATTTCAATGAATTTTACAAAGACTGTAAAGTAAAAGAGTTCATTGAAAAGCATAAAAAACTATATAAATCGGTTTGTAAAACTGCAAAAGACTCTGTTAAAGACTCTGGAATTCTGAAAGAAATTCAAGAATTTTATCGAAAACCTACGGCCAGTAAATTTATAATCTATGTGGATTTATTAAATAATATGGGTAACAATGCAATTCCTTCAAATAATATTAAATTCAACGGCAATAGAATGTTTCGACTTGCATATTTGAATGATGTAAGTAAAAATCTAATCGATGAAAGTCCTGTATTTTTTACACCATATTTAAATGTAGTTACACACGAGATTAGCCATCTTTTTGTGCAAGATTTTTTAAAAGACAACAAAAAAGACTTGTCTGAAATCAAAAATATTTTTCTAACGACAAGTAAAGGAGAAAAACTTAATGAATCGGAATGGGAAAATGAATTGGACGAGTTAATAGTAAGAGTTTGCACAGCTAAAATATTAGAACAGAAATTTGGGAAAGAAAAAGGGCTAGAAGAAATAGAAAATCAATCTCGACGTTATAAATTAGCAAAGCCTTTATATGCTTTTTTTGAGAATTACAGTTTAAACAGGAATAAATATAAATCAATTACCGATTTCTATCCGAAAATAATGGAATACCTAAAGAACTATGAAGAATAA
- a CDS encoding GNAT family N-acetyltransferase — MKFLRIKNTSDTYFPETWQLYEDAFPIEERRLLEDQSFVLQNEQYHFDVIIDNNQFMGFILWWEFNTNRYIDHFATAVAQRNKGLGKAILSNFIKSSSKPIILEVELPICNLNKRRIQFYENVGFKLNQHPYKMPPLRKEQPAVELLLMTYPNNISLKEVDLFIEKCHPIIFKNNL, encoded by the coding sequence ATGAAATTTTTAAGGATTAAAAATACTTCAGACACCTATTTCCCGGAAACATGGCAATTGTACGAAGATGCATTCCCTATTGAAGAGCGAAGGTTATTAGAAGATCAATCTTTTGTTTTACAAAATGAGCAATATCATTTTGATGTTATCATAGATAATAACCAGTTTATGGGATTTATATTATGGTGGGAATTTAACACCAATAGATACATAGACCACTTTGCAACAGCTGTAGCACAGAGAAACAAAGGTCTCGGAAAAGCAATTCTAAGTAATTTTATAAAAAGCAGCAGTAAACCAATTATTCTAGAAGTAGAACTACCTATTTGCAACCTAAATAAACGGAGAATACAATTTTATGAGAATGTAGGGTTTAAATTAAATCAGCACCCGTACAAAATGCCACCTTTAAGAAAAGAGCAACCTGCCGTAGAACTTCTATTAATGACATATCCAAATAATATCTCTTTAAAAGAAGTGGACTTGTTTATCGAAAAATGTCATCCTATTATTTTTAAGAACAATTTATAA
- a CDS encoding DUF721 domain-containing protein: protein MAKRENDSFSIEDLMKSFIKENNLSKGMQKIKIEETWNKMMGPGVANHTTSVKLQNKTLVIQLTSSVLREELSYGKDKIVKMMNEEIGDDVISKLLLV, encoded by the coding sequence ATGGCAAAAAGAGAAAATGATTCCTTTTCTATTGAAGATTTAATGAAAAGTTTTATCAAGGAAAATAACTTGAGTAAAGGAATGCAAAAAATTAAAATAGAAGAAACTTGGAATAAAATGATGGGACCAGGTGTTGCCAATCATACCACTTCTGTTAAGCTGCAAAATAAAACATTGGTTATTCAGTTAACTTCTTCTGTTTTACGAGAGGAATTAAGTTACGGTAAAGATAAGATTGTAAAAATGATGAATGAAGAAATTGGTGATGATGTGATTTCTAAATTATTGTTGGTGTAG
- the recF gene encoding DNA replication/repair protein RecF (All proteins in this family for which functions are known are DNA-binding proteins that assist the filamentation of RecA onto DNA for the initiation of recombination or recombinational repair.) — protein MYLQKISLLNFKNIESQTFDFQKKINCFVGNNGIGKTNVLDAIYYLSFTKSYFNSVALQNIRHGEGFFMIEGDYLLNDRNEKIVCSLKKGQKKVLKRNGKSYEKFSEHIGQLPLVIISPADRDLVTEGSDTRRKFIDGVISQQNKTYLKDLLSYNKVLSQRNALLKYFAANRTFDALNLSVYDEQLSEFGARIYEVRKSFLEGFIPIFNEKYQIISGDKEHVNLLYKSQLHDFSMKHLLEKSLTKDKIIQYTTSGIHKDDLSFDIGDYPIKKFGSQGQQKSYLIALKLAQFEFIKQQSKVTPILLLDDIFDKLDENRVSQIIDLVNNDEFGQIFITDTHFERTENILKQGSKEYQIFKL, from the coding sequence ATGTATTTACAGAAAATTTCTTTACTTAATTTTAAAAATATTGAGTCGCAAACTTTTGATTTTCAGAAGAAAATAAATTGTTTTGTGGGTAATAATGGTATTGGAAAAACCAATGTTCTAGATGCTATTTATTACCTGTCTTTTACAAAAAGTTACTTTAATTCTGTCGCTTTGCAGAATATTAGACATGGAGAAGGTTTTTTTATGATAGAAGGAGACTATCTTTTAAACGATAGAAATGAGAAAATTGTTTGTAGCTTAAAAAAAGGTCAAAAAAAGGTTTTAAAACGAAACGGAAAAAGTTACGAGAAGTTTTCTGAACATATTGGTCAGTTGCCATTGGTTATTATTTCTCCTGCGGATAGAGATTTGGTTACCGAAGGGAGTGATACGAGAAGAAAGTTTATTGATGGTGTAATTTCTCAACAAAACAAAACCTACTTAAAAGATTTGTTGTCTTATAATAAGGTGTTGAGTCAAAGAAATGCGTTGTTAAAATATTTTGCTGCAAATAGAACTTTTGATGCTTTAAATTTAAGCGTTTATGATGAGCAACTTTCTGAATTTGGAGCGCGTATTTATGAAGTTAGAAAAAGTTTCTTAGAAGGTTTTATTCCGATTTTTAATGAGAAATATCAAATAATTTCTGGTGATAAAGAGCATGTTAATTTGTTGTATAAAAGTCAGTTGCACGATTTTTCTATGAAACATTTATTAGAAAAATCTTTAACAAAAGATAAAATTATACAATACACTACTTCAGGCATACATAAAGATGATTTAAGTTTTGATATTGGCGATTATCCTATTAAAAAATTTGGTTCTCAAGGACAACAAAAATCATATTTAATCGCTTTAAAATTGGCGCAGTTTGAGTTTATTAAACAGCAATCTAAAGTGACTCCTATTTTATTGTTAGATGATATTTTTGATAAGTTAGATGAAAATAGAGTGTCTCAAATTATAGATTTGGTAAATAATGACGAATTCGGACAGATATTTATTACAGATACGCATTTTGAAAGAACAGAGAATATATTAAAGCAAGGGAGTAAAGAATATCAGATTTTTAAATTGTAA
- a CDS encoding tetratricopeptide repeat protein translates to MSPLIFKETMATYKKKYKAESKQVENQIDESEFETAGVLNTLDETASKSEQWIEKNNKPLFLALIAVVVLFLAYMGYTKYVVEPNETKASNELAFPRKYFNEASIAGSGVDSLLTLGLEGADGNYGFLDIADSFSGTDAGNLANYYAGVSYLQMKKYDKAIEHLSKFDSDDELLGPVSIGAIGDAFADINQSEDALSYYEKAANKKSNDFTTPLYLFKAGQIAMELKNFGKAETLFTKIKENYSKSDQGRDIEKYIAAAKYAN, encoded by the coding sequence TTGTCGCCACTAATTTTTAAGGAAACAATGGCTACATACAAGAAAAAATACAAGGCAGAAAGTAAACAAGTAGAAAATCAAATTGATGAATCTGAATTTGAAACAGCTGGAGTATTAAATACTTTAGACGAAACAGCGTCTAAATCTGAGCAATGGATTGAGAAAAACAACAAACCATTGTTTTTAGCTTTAATAGCAGTAGTAGTATTGTTTTTAGCGTATATGGGTTATACTAAATATGTAGTGGAGCCAAACGAAACAAAAGCTTCTAATGAATTAGCTTTTCCTAGAAAATATTTTAACGAAGCGTCAATTGCAGGTTCTGGAGTAGATTCTTTATTAACTTTAGGTTTAGAAGGAGCAGATGGTAATTATGGTTTCTTAGACATTGCAGATTCTTTTAGCGGAACGGATGCAGGGAATTTAGCGAACTATTATGCAGGTGTTTCTTATTTACAAATGAAGAAATACGACAAAGCAATTGAGCACTTAAGTAAATTTGATTCTGATGATGAGTTATTAGGACCAGTTTCTATTGGAGCTATTGGAGATGCTTTTGCAGATATTAACCAATCTGAAGATGCTTTAAGTTACTACGAAAAAGCAGCAAACAAAAAAAGTAATGATTTTACAACTCCATTATACTTATTTAAAGCAGGTCAAATTGCTATGGAATTAAAGAATTTTGGTAAAGCAGAAACTTTATTCACAAAAATTAAAGAAAACTATTCTAAATCTGACCAAGGTAGAGATATAGAAAAATATATAGCAGCAGCTAAATACGCTAACTAA
- the ribH gene encoding 6,7-dimethyl-8-ribityllumazine synthase, with protein sequence MATTNLSVYDKTTIPNAKSFRFGIVVSEWNPEITGNLQKGAIETLLDCGATKENIISWDVPGSFELVYGCKKMIATQQVDAIIAIGNVIQGETKHFDFVCEGVTQGIVDLNVKYDVPVIFCVLTDNTKQQSLDRSGGKLGNKGTECAVAAIKMAALKNIDATSESIGY encoded by the coding sequence ATGGCTACAACCAATTTATCAGTTTACGATAAAACAACAATCCCAAATGCGAAATCTTTTCGATTTGGGATTGTTGTTTCAGAATGGAATCCTGAAATTACAGGAAATTTACAAAAAGGTGCAATTGAAACTTTATTAGATTGCGGAGCAACGAAAGAAAACATTATTTCTTGGGATGTTCCTGGAAGTTTTGAATTAGTTTATGGCTGTAAAAAAATGATTGCAACGCAGCAAGTTGATGCAATTATAGCAATAGGAAACGTAATACAAGGAGAAACGAAACATTTCGATTTTGTTTGTGAAGGCGTTACCCAAGGTATTGTAGATTTAAATGTAAAATACGACGTTCCTGTTATATTTTGTGTTTTAACAGATAACACAAAACAGCAATCTTTAGACAGATCTGGCGGTAAATTAGGTAACAAAGGAACAGAATGTGCCGTTGCAGCAATTAAAATGGCTGCACTTAAAAATATTGATGCTACTTCAGAAAGTATTGGTTATTAA
- a CDS encoding riboflavin synthase subunit beta, translated as MGFLKRTNKKFDYQPRFYKGEGSPFKIEHKLDQFRTTTGKNKGIKGKFSDAFDDLKNSDRSVNKTLFYIIAILVLIFLYIIDFDLSIFQ; from the coding sequence ATGGGATTTTTAAAACGTACTAATAAAAAATTTGATTACCAACCTCGTTTTTACAAAGGAGAAGGTAGCCCTTTTAAAATAGAACACAAATTAGATCAGTTTAGAACAACCACTGGTAAAAATAAAGGAATTAAAGGTAAATTTAGTGATGCTTTTGATGATTTAAAAAATTCAGACAGAAGCGTAAACAAAACACTTTTTTATATTATCGCAATTTTGGTACTTATCTTTTTGTACATCATAGATTTCGATTTATCCATTTTTCAATAA
- the mutL gene encoding DNA mismatch repair endonuclease MutL has product MSDIIQLLPDHVANQIAAGEVVQRPASVVKELLENAIDAGSNNIKLLLKDAGKTLIQVIDNGKGMSTTDARMSFERHATSKIQKAEDLFNLNTKGFRGEALASIAAIAHVELKTKQDDEELGTCIKIEGSKIVSQDFVSTSKGTSIAVKNLFYNIPARRNFLKSDTVETRHIIDEFQRVALAHPNIAFLMHHNDNEVYHLKSSNLRKRIVSVFGTKMNEKLVPINEYTDIVGIEGFVAKPEFSKRKRGEQFFFVNDRFIKSSYLNHAVVNAYDGLLESGSHPSYFLYLTVPANTIDINIHPTKTEIKFDNEKALYAMLRATVKHSLGQYNVAPVLDFNRDANLDTPYHFNSKPKSTSTPKISVDPDFNPFKEEASREIHTPFKSEPKTESWESLYTPTIADTEEEIQSELFDNQQEIKTQKTFQIQRKYLLSSIKSGVVLINQSLAHQRILYEDFLESITVKEANSQQLLFPVKISYTSAEIEMIYTIKTELENAGFSFDEFTKDSVTIKGIPVSVTESKITIILEELLSDIDLEVPDASFSHFDVMAKSFAKTLSIKTGTQLSEREQEGLVNDLFSCKEPTVSPFGKPIFKTLTLNEIDNLFNS; this is encoded by the coding sequence ATGTCGGATATTATTCAATTATTACCAGATCATGTTGCTAACCAAATTGCTGCAGGAGAAGTCGTTCAACGCCCTGCTTCTGTTGTAAAAGAGTTGCTAGAAAACGCCATTGATGCTGGATCAAATAACATAAAACTTTTATTAAAGGATGCTGGTAAAACGTTAATTCAAGTAATTGATAACGGAAAAGGAATGAGTACCACAGACGCTAGAATGAGTTTTGAACGTCATGCAACTTCTAAAATACAAAAAGCCGAAGATTTATTTAACCTGAACACCAAAGGTTTTAGAGGAGAAGCTTTAGCATCTATTGCTGCCATTGCGCATGTAGAATTAAAAACAAAACAAGACGACGAAGAGCTAGGTACTTGCATAAAAATTGAAGGAAGTAAAATTGTATCACAAGATTTTGTTTCTACTAGTAAAGGAACCAGTATTGCTGTAAAAAACTTGTTTTACAATATTCCTGCAAGAAGAAATTTTTTAAAGTCGGATACCGTAGAAACGCGTCATATTATAGATGAATTTCAAAGAGTTGCTTTAGCGCATCCAAATATTGCTTTTTTAATGCATCATAATGATAATGAAGTTTATCATTTAAAAAGCAGTAATTTAAGAAAACGAATTGTGAGTGTTTTTGGCACTAAAATGAATGAAAAATTAGTTCCTATAAACGAGTATACTGATATTGTAGGTATAGAAGGTTTTGTTGCGAAACCAGAATTTTCTAAAAGAAAAAGAGGAGAACAATTCTTTTTTGTGAATGATCGTTTTATAAAAAGCTCATACTTAAATCATGCAGTGGTAAATGCTTATGATGGTTTGTTAGAATCAGGGTCACATCCCTCCTATTTTCTATATTTAACAGTGCCTGCAAATACTATTGACATTAACATTCATCCTACTAAAACAGAGATAAAGTTTGATAATGAAAAAGCTTTGTATGCCATGTTAAGAGCTACTGTAAAACACAGTTTAGGCCAATACAATGTAGCGCCTGTTTTAGACTTTAATAGAGATGCAAATTTAGATACACCGTATCATTTTAATTCCAAACCAAAATCTACTTCTACTCCTAAAATATCTGTAGATCCAGATTTTAATCCGTTTAAAGAAGAAGCAAGCAGAGAAATACATACACCGTTTAAAAGCGAACCAAAAACAGAAAGTTGGGAGTCTTTATATACTCCTACTATTGCAGATACAGAAGAAGAGATACAATCGGAATTATTTGACAATCAACAAGAAATAAAAACACAGAAAACATTTCAAATTCAGCGAAAGTATTTACTAAGTTCTATAAAATCTGGTGTGGTTTTAATCAATCAATCTTTAGCGCATCAGCGTATTTTATACGAAGATTTCTTAGAAAGTATTACTGTAAAAGAAGCCAACAGTCAGCAATTATTGTTTCCTGTTAAAATTTCTTATACATCTGCAGAAATAGAAATGATTTACACGATTAAAACCGAATTAGAAAATGCTGGTTTTTCTTTTGATGAATTTACAAAAGACAGTGTTACTATAAAAGGAATTCCGGTTTCGGTTACAGAAAGTAAAATAACGATTATATTAGAAGAGTTATTAAGCGATATAGATTTAGAAGTACCAGATGCTAGTTTTAGTCATTTTGATGTCATGGCAAAATCGTTTGCAAAAACATTGTCTATAAAAACAGGCACACAACTTTCTGAACGAGAACAAGAAGGATTGGTAAATGATTTATTTTCTTGTAAAGAACCAACGGTATCTCCTTTCGGAAAACCAATTTTTAAAACATTAACATTAAACGAAATAGACAATCTATTTAACAGTTAA
- a CDS encoding rhomboid family intramembrane serine protease: MNTKLTDAIKHIIIINVILFVAPQLLKLDFTNILALHFPENEHFGIWQYVTHMFMHGGFSHILFNMYGLWAFGTPLEQIWGKKKFIFFYFSAGIGAGVIYTLVNYYQFNGIYELFINAGLNNSEVLSILKSGSTNDARIIGAITQDQFNQITSLYNTPAVGASGAVYGVLVAFGLYFKDAKLALIFFPVPIAAKYFIPVMILGDLFFGMTKYSIGNIAHFAHVGGALIGFIIAWYWKKNEFKTY, translated from the coding sequence ATGAATACAAAACTTACAGATGCCATAAAACATATAATTATTATAAATGTAATTTTATTTGTTGCACCACAACTCTTAAAGTTAGATTTTACAAATATCTTGGCTTTACATTTTCCTGAAAATGAACATTTCGGAATTTGGCAGTACGTAACACACATGTTTATGCACGGTGGTTTTAGTCATATATTGTTTAACATGTACGGTTTATGGGCTTTTGGTACTCCTTTAGAACAAATATGGGGAAAAAAGAAATTTATATTTTTCTATTTTTCTGCAGGTATTGGAGCTGGAGTAATTTACACATTGGTCAATTATTATCAATTTAATGGTATCTACGAACTTTTTATAAATGCAGGTTTAAATAATTCTGAAGTTTTATCTATCTTAAAATCTGGTAGCACCAATGATGCTCGTATTATAGGAGCCATTACGCAAGATCAATTTAATCAAATAACCTCTTTATACAATACTCCTGCTGTTGGAGCCTCTGGAGCTGTATATGGTGTTTTAGTAGCTTTTGGTCTTTATTTTAAAGATGCAAAATTAGCATTGATATTTTTCCCTGTTCCTATTGCTGCAAAATACTTTATACCTGTAATGATTCTAGGAGATTTATTCTTTGGAATGACTAAATATTCTATTGGAAACATAGCTCATTTTGCACACGTTGGTGGAGCTCTAATAGGTTTTATTATAGCTTGGTACTGGAAAAAGAATGAATTTAAAACATATTAA
- a CDS encoding rhomboid family intramembrane serine protease — MSFIDDIKNRYKSGNIVEKLIYINLAIFVFTLLTSVFQDLYKGEINWVVTWFSLDDNFTSLLTKPWTIITYGFLHADFLHILLNLITLYFVGNLFIEYFTQKQLLTFYLLGTFFGGALFILSHNYFPLFQDQSSILVGASAGISAIFIGITTYIPNYQLKIRFIGFVKLWYLGAIWVGLDILALSGGNAGGHFAHLGGALFGFLYVQKAANKEILIFDKIAALFSTKKKPLKTVYKSPKKTVKTNKGTSINQQQIDAILDKISKSGYDTLTKEEKEFLFKQGR; from the coding sequence ATGAGTTTTATAGACGACATAAAAAACCGCTATAAAAGCGGAAATATTGTAGAAAAATTAATCTACATAAACCTTGCTATCTTTGTATTTACCTTGTTAACATCTGTTTTTCAAGATTTATATAAAGGCGAAATAAATTGGGTAGTAACCTGGTTTTCTTTGGATGATAATTTTACATCTTTACTCACCAAACCTTGGACTATTATTACTTATGGTTTTTTACATGCCGACTTTCTACACATTCTTTTAAACCTAATAACACTATACTTTGTAGGTAACTTATTCATCGAGTATTTCACACAAAAGCAACTATTAACGTTCTACCTATTAGGTACTTTTTTTGGTGGCGCATTATTTATTTTAAGCCACAACTACTTTCCTTTATTTCAAGATCAATCTTCTATATTAGTAGGAGCTTCTGCAGGAATTTCAGCTATTTTTATAGGAATTACCACGTACATACCAAACTATCAATTAAAAATACGTTTTATTGGTTTTGTTAAACTATGGTATTTGGGCGCTATTTGGGTAGGTTTAGATATATTAGCATTGTCTGGAGGAAATGCTGGTGGACATTTTGCACATTTAGGAGGCGCTTTATTTGGCTTTTTATATGTTCAGAAAGCAGCCAATAAAGAAATACTTATTTTCGATAAAATAGCAGCCCTATTTTCAACAAAAAAGAAACCTTTAAAAACAGTTTATAAATCGCCAAAAAAAACAGTAAAGACAAATAAGGGCACTTCTATAAACCAACAACAAATAGATGCTATTTTAGATAAAATTAGCAAGTCTGGTTATGATACTTTAACAAAAGAAGAAAAAGAATTCTTATTTAAACAAGGAAGGTAA
- a CDS encoding endonuclease/exonuclease/phosphatase family protein: protein MIINLLFAIYWLIKLKKQFLLSVTVFIIGVFFSSPFFKISGNNSSLNSDLKVMSYNVKSFDLFHKKKDSIVQDGYEFITEKDPDIISIQEYYKSNKNNFSFPYKYVKLRPNSKKYGMAIYSKHKIINSGSLDLKSTGNNIIFADILKKKDTIRIYNIHLESLRIKPNEENFGEENSEKLIERVSNSFKEQAEQTVQFLAHEQQWKGKKIVCGDFNNTSYSWVYNQIAKGKKDTYIESGKGFGKTYNYWFPMRIDFILTDNNAISNKFTTYTEKYSDHFPVMAKINW, encoded by the coding sequence ATGATAATTAACCTGCTTTTTGCTATTTACTGGTTAATTAAGTTAAAAAAACAATTTTTATTATCTGTTACTGTTTTTATTATTGGAGTCTTTTTCTCCTCTCCTTTTTTCAAAATTTCAGGGAACAACTCTTCTTTAAACAGCGATTTAAAAGTAATGAGTTATAATGTAAAAAGCTTCGATCTTTTTCATAAAAAAAAGGACTCAATAGTACAAGATGGCTACGAATTTATCACAGAAAAAGACCCAGATATTATTAGCATACAAGAATACTATAAGTCTAATAAAAACAACTTCTCTTTTCCTTACAAATACGTAAAACTTCGTCCGAATAGTAAAAAATACGGAATGGCGATTTACTCTAAACATAAGATTATTAATTCTGGATCTTTAGACTTAAAAAGTACTGGTAATAATATTATTTTTGCTGATATATTAAAGAAAAAGGATACCATCAGAATTTATAATATCCATTTAGAATCTTTAAGAATAAAGCCAAATGAAGAAAATTTTGGCGAAGAAAATTCAGAAAAATTAATAGAAAGAGTTTCTAATTCCTTTAAAGAACAAGCAGAGCAAACCGTTCAGTTTTTAGCGCATGAGCAACAATGGAAAGGGAAAAAAATTGTTTGTGGAGACTTTAATAATACTAGTTACTCATGGGTCTATAACCAAATTGCAAAAGGTAAAAAAGATACTTATATAGAATCTGGTAAAGGTTTTGGTAAGACCTACAATTATTGGTTTCCAATGAGAATAGATTTCATTTTAACCGACAATAACGCCATTAGCAACAAGTTTACTACCTATACAGAAAAGTACTCAGACCATTTTCCTGTTATGGCAAAAATTAACTGGTAA
- a CDS encoding geranylgeranyl reductase family protein — protein sequence MKHFDVAIIGSGPSGASTAFYLGKQGISTVIIEKETLPRYKTCGGGFVNRGRKDMPFEINEVIESEFFAVDSYFNGGKIYYQSSKEKPIITMIMRDAFDNLIVEKAKEFGVTLLENHTLKSIDFKDNKSILHTSEGEITANFIIAADGVLSQTAKMAGWKEDTRKLIPALEYEVEVSKEDFKRLSTSIRFDIDAVPYGYAWSFPKKNHLSLGVLTTRKGKINLKEYYRKYLKTLGINEVIKEDAHGFKIPIAPRTDGFVKNNVFLIGDAAGFAEPITAEGISNAILSGKYVAEALIESKLEKSLAEKLYIEKLNIKMLPELHSGGTLSKFFYNNNPIRNYILKKYGQHFSDLMVDILHGDKPFPTNVSEKLKAKIKEKLF from the coding sequence ATGAAACATTTTGATGTAGCGATTATTGGAAGCGGACCTTCTGGTGCTTCAACCGCTTTTTATTTAGGCAAACAAGGTATCTCTACCGTTATCATAGAAAAAGAAACTTTACCACGTTACAAAACCTGCGGTGGAGGTTTTGTTAATAGAGGAAGAAAAGACATGCCTTTTGAGATTAATGAAGTTATTGAAAGTGAATTCTTTGCTGTTGACAGTTATTTTAATGGCGGTAAAATTTATTACCAATCTTCTAAAGAAAAGCCAATCATAACTATGATTATGAGAGATGCTTTTGATAATTTAATTGTAGAAAAAGCAAAAGAATTTGGCGTTACTTTATTAGAAAACCATACATTAAAAAGCATCGATTTTAAAGATAACAAATCTATACTACATACTTCTGAAGGAGAAATTACTGCAAATTTTATAATTGCTGCAGACGGTGTTTTAAGTCAGACAGCAAAAATGGCTGGTTGGAAAGAAGACACTAGAAAACTAATACCTGCTCTAGAGTACGAAGTAGAAGTTTCTAAAGAAGATTTTAAAAGATTATCTACAAGTATACGTTTTGATATTGATGCAGTTCCTTATGGATACGCATGGAGTTTTCCTAAGAAAAATCATTTATCATTAGGTGTTTTAACCACTAGGAAAGGTAAAATCAATTTAAAAGAGTACTACAGAAAATACTTAAAAACTTTGGGTATTAATGAAGTAATAAAAGAAGATGCTCACGGATTTAAAATTCCGATTGCGCCAAGAACAGATGGTTTTGTTAAAAATAATGTTTTCTTAATTGGAGATGCTGCTGGTTTTGCAGAACCTATAACTGCAGAAGGAATTTCGAATGCTATTTTAAGCGGAAAATATGTTGCAGAAGCACTTATAGAAAGTAAATTAGAGAAATCTTTAGCTGAAAAACTGTATATAGAAAAATTAAATATTAAGATGTTACCTGAATTACACTCAGGTGGCACTTTATCAAAATTCTTTTATAATAACAATCCGATTAGAAATTATATACTAAAAAAATACGGGCAGCATTTTAGCGATTTAATGGTAGACATTTTACATGGAGATAAACCGTTTCCAACAAATGTTTCAGAAAAATTAAAAGCTAAAATTAAAGAGAAGTTATTTTAA